The proteins below come from a single Aptenodytes patagonicus chromosome 2, bAptPat1.pri.cur, whole genome shotgun sequence genomic window:
- the COMMD3 gene encoding COMM domain-containing protein 3, with amino-acid sequence MELSAYAQGGWRLLGDPRRFPRRSYAALLRAAFRSLLDHPRAGLDDPDLKDIDPTVLKHCHAAAATCILEAGKQKADISAISTCLEDCKLDKERIEQFCTEYQKNKDALEILLGSIGRSPLHITDVSWRLEYQIKSNQLHKTYQPSYLVTLNVENSDSGSHPDVSFSCTMEQLQDLVGKLKDAAKSLERATQM; translated from the exons ATGGAGCTGTCGGCGTACGCGCAGGGCGGGTGGCGGCTGCTGGGCGACCCCCGCCGCTTCCCCCGCCGTTCTTACGCCGCTCTCCTCCGCGCCGCTTTCCGCAGCCTCCTCGATCACCCCCGTGCCGGCTTGG aCGATCCAGACCTGAAAGATATTGACCCTACGGTATTAAAACATTGCCATGCTGCGGCTGCAACATGTATTCTGGAGGCAGGAAAGCAGAAAGCCGACATATCTGCTATAAG CACATGTCTAGAAGACTGTAAACTGGATAAAGAGAGAATAGAACAATTTTGCACCGAATATCAG aaaaacaaGGATGCATTGGAAATCCTATTGGGAAG CATAGGCAGATCTCCCCTCCATATAACTGATGTGTCTTGGCGCTTGGAATATCAGATCAAG agCAATCAACTTCATAAAACTTACCAGCCTTCCTACTTGGTGACCTTAAATGTAGAG aaCAGTGATTCAGGATCACACCCAGATGTTAGTTTTAGTTGCACGATGGAGCAATTACAG GATTTAGTTGGAAAACTAAAAGACGCTGCAAAAAGTCTAGAAAGAGCGACTCAGATGTGA
- the BMI1 gene encoding polycomb complex protein BMI-1, whose amino-acid sequence MHRTTRIKITELNPHLMCVLCGGYFIDATTIIECLHSFCKTCIVRYLETSKYCPICDVQVHKTRPLLNIRSDKTLQDIVYKLVPGLFKNEMKRRRDFYAAHPSADAANGSNEDRGEVADEDKRIITDDEIISLSIEFFDQNRLERKGNKEKEKSKEEVNDKRYLRCPAAMTVMHLRKFLRSKMDIPNTFQIDVMYEEEPLKDYYTLMDIAYIYTWRRNGPLPLKYRVRPTCKRMKISHQREGLNNSGELESDSGSDKASSPAGGIPSTSSCLPSPSTPVQSPHPQFPHISSTMNGTSSSPSSNHQSSFTNRARKTSINGSSATSSG is encoded by the exons ATGCACCGAACAACCAGAATCAAAATAACGGAGCTAAACCCCCATCTCATGTGCGTGCTCTGCGGCGGGTACTTCATTGATGCAACAACCATCATAGAGTGCCTCCACTCCT TCTGTAAGACCTGTATCGTGCGTTACTTGGAGACCAGCAAGTATTGTCCTATCTGTGATGTCCAAGTTCACAAAACTCGACCGCTTTTGAATATAAG GTCAGATAAAACTCTCCAGGATATTGTATACAAGCTAGTACCGGGCCTTTTCAAAA atgaaatgaaaagaagaagGGATTTTTATGCTGCTCATCCGTCGGCTGATG CTGCCAATGGCTCTAATGAAGACAGGGGAGAAGTGGCTGACGAAGACAAAAGAATTATAACAGACGACGAGATAATAAGCTTATCCATTGAATTCTTTGACCAGAATAG ACTGGAACGAAAAGgaaataaggagaaagaaaaatcaaaggaagag GTGAATGACAAAAGATACTTACGCTGCCCAGCAGCAATGACAGTGATGCATCTAAGAAAGTTCCTGCGGAGTAAAATGGATATACCTAACACTTTCCAG ATCGATGTGATGTATGAAGAGGAGCCTCTGAAGGACTACTACACCCTAATGGATATTGCCTACATCTATACCTGGAGGCGG AACGGGCCTCTCCCCCTGAAATACCGGGTCCGACCTACTTGCAAGAGGATGAAGATCAGTCACCAGAGGGAAGGCTTGAATAATAGCGGGGAGCTGGAAAGTGACTCTGGGAGCGACAAGGCGAGCAGCCCGGCCGGAGGCatcccctccacctcctcctgttTGCCCAGCCCCAGCACGCCGGTCCAGTCTCCTCACCCCCAGTTCCCCCACATCTCCAGCACCATGAACggcaccagcagcagccccagcagtaACCACCAGTCCTCCTTTACCAACAGAGCGCGGAAAACATCGATAAATGGCTCCTCGGCCACTTCATCTGGTTGA